The genomic segment TACCATGATCACACTCCACAAAACCATTGCCGATATGCAATTTAGAAGCATAAATCTTATCTACACCTAACATTTCGAGACCAAGTACACTACCAACTATATCTACAATAGCATCTACCGCTCCTACTTCATGGAAATGAATTTCATTAATATTACTTCCATGAATTTTAGCTTCCGCCTTTGCTAGATTTAAAAATATTTTTTTGCTTTTTTCTTTAACAGATTCACTTAAATCACTTTTATCAATTATATCCCTGATATCATCCAAATTCCTACCGTGACTATGACCATGTGAATGACTATGATCATGGTCATGGCTATGATCGTGATCATGCTCAGTATCAACGAGTTTCACCTGTAAATAAGTACCACCTATACCGTGTTTATCTGTTTTTGTAGTTTCAA from the Halanaerobiales bacterium genome contains:
- the larC gene encoding nickel pincer cofactor biosynthesis protein LarC is translated as MNAYFDIFSGISGNMVLGALVDLGLDLKEWKKELAKLGLEDEYNIETTKTDKHGIGGTYLQVKLVDTEHDHDHSHDHDHSHSHGHSHGRNLDDIRDIIDKSDLSESVKEKSKKIFLNLAKAEAKIHGSNINEIHFHEVGAVDAIVDIVGSVLGLEMLGVDKIYASKLHIGNGFVECDHGKMPVPAPATMELLANIPIYSEGIEAEMVTPTGAAIITTLAEKFGPRDEMKIIKSGYGAGTRNLPIPNLLRINLVEETKGIKQKKTQ